The Thermodesulfovibrionales bacterium region GAGAGCTCGGCGATCTGCTCAAGTGTCCTGTTTATCTCGTATCCGACGTTTGCATTCTGCAGGGCGACTGCGTTGACATTTTTGACCGCTGTGTGTGTTTGTTTCAGAGTATCTTGGGCTGCAGAGAGGGTCTCTTTGATGCTCGATGCGACCTGCCCGGGTACACCTTCATCGAATCTGAGTGTTTTTTCGGCCTGTGCAAAGGCTGTACGGGAGGCATCCGCTGTCCCCTTGATTTGCGAAACGAGAGGCCCGATCTCGGTATTGAGAGTTTTCACGAGCACATCTGCGTCTTTGAGCAACTGATTCAGCGAGCCGATGCTTGCCTGAAGGTCGCGGGAATTGACGAGCCCGGTTATTCCTGCAAGGGTTTCATTTAATCTGTCGGCGATCTCCCTGAGCGGCAACTCCTCCAATCTTTTTGTCAGTTGCTCCAGACCCGAAGGGATTGTCGGGATCTCAGGATACCGCTTTTCGAGGCCCACAAGCCTGATCGGCGTATTCGGGTAGAAATCGAGATTGACCACGAGCTGGCCGGTGACAAAGCTCTGCAACTGAAGCTGAGCTCTCAGTCCTTTCTCTATCAGCGCCTGAAGAAACCGTTGGTCATAGCCATGATCGTCCCCTAGCGGCACGATTTTTTGCGGATAGACTTCTATGTAAACCGGGACGAAAGCGGTGAGGTCTCTTGCATTGAGTTCCACGACGATATCGGTCACGTGCCCTATCTGTGCGCCATGAAACACAACCGGCCCCCCCACCGTGAGCCCTTTCACCGAACCCTCAAAGAACATCACACTCCTATCGGCCTTTGTGAAGAATTTGCCTGAACCGAAAATGAGTATGCCTGCAACGAAGAGGGAAATAGCGGCAAGAACGAAGAGCCCGATGAGACTCTTGCTTGCCTTCTTGCTCATTTGCGCCCTCCTTCACGGATATTTTCCCCACCGCTTGTCAAAAAATTCCTGACCCTTGGATCTCTGGAGGTTGCAAGAAGTTCCTTAGGGTTCCCGCCTGCGATCATGGTCTTCGTCTCTGCGTCAAGGAATACCGAATTATTGCCAACAGAAAAAATGCTTTGAAGGTCATGGGTTACAATCACTACGGTGGCACCGAGGCTGTTCCTCAGTTCCAAAATAAGCCTGTCGAGCAATCGGGCGCTGACAGGGTCAAGTCCGGCAGAGGGCTCATCAAAGAAGAGGATTTCAGGGTCCAATGCCATCGCGCGGGCCAGTCCGGCGCGCTTTTGCATTCCTCCACTAAGTTCGGAAGGATAATATTCCTCAAAACCCGCAAGACCGACCAGGGAGAGTTTGAACGAAACGATCTCGGCGATTCTGGCAGGGCTAAGGTCGGTGCACTCCTGAAGGGGTAGAGCCACATTTTCGGCCAGGGTCATGGAAGTCCATAGTGCTCCGCTCTGATAGAGCACCCCGAAGTTTTCAAAGAGCCGACGGCGCTCTTGCTCTTCTGCATTCCAGAAGCTTATCCCTTCGTACAGCACCTGTCCTTTCACCGGCTCCAAGAGTCCAACCAAGCCGCGCATAAGGGTACTCTTTCCACAGCCGCTTCCGCCCATGATGATAAAGATGTCCCCCTTGGTCACCGTGAAGGTAAGGTCTTGCTGGATCACTACATCCCCGTAGGCCAATGTGAGGTCCTGTACCACAATCTGGGGCTCCCGTTTCTCCATATTTTCTGTTCCAGGTGATTAAATGTCAAGTGTGTTACATATGACCGTGATCACCGCCATCGCCACGACGATGCTGACGATACCGGTTACCACTGAAGAGGTTGTCGCGTCACCCACGTCAGCGGCGCTCCTGCCGCACTGCATGCCCCTCATACACCC contains the following coding sequences:
- a CDS encoding ATP-binding cassette domain-containing protein, with product MEKREPQIVVQDLTLAYGDVVIQQDLTFTVTKGDIFIIMGGSGCGKSTLMRGLVGLLEPVKGQVLYEGISFWNAEEQERRRLFENFGVLYQSGALWTSMTLAENVALPLQECTDLSPARIAEIVSFKLSLVGLAGFEEYYPSELSGGMQKRAGLARAMALDPEILFFDEPSAGLDPVSARLLDRLILELRNSLGATVVIVTHDLQSIFSVGNNSVFLDAETKTMIAGGNPKELLATSRDPRVRNFLTSGGENIREGGRK
- a CDS encoding MlaD family protein — its product is MSKKASKSLIGLFVLAAISLFVAGILIFGSGKFFTKADRSVMFFEGSVKGLTVGGPVVFHGAQIGHVTDIVVELNARDLTAFVPVYIEVYPQKIVPLGDDHGYDQRFLQALIEKGLRAQLQLQSFVTGQLVVNLDFYPNTPIRLVGLEKRYPEIPTIPSGLEQLTKRLEELPLREIADRLNETLAGITGLVNSRDLQASIGSLNQLLKDADVLVKTLNTEIGPLVSQIKGTADASRTAFAQAEKTLRFDEGVPGQVASSIKETLSAAQDTLKQTHTAVKNVNAVALQNANVGYEINRTLEQIAELSRSIRVLADYLERHPEALLRGKSPAKGE